Proteins from one Desmodus rotundus isolate HL8 chromosome 9, HLdesRot8A.1, whole genome shotgun sequence genomic window:
- the SPEM3 gene encoding uncharacterized protein SPEM3 encodes MGERAHHGAPRCSGTNPRKCQDLGDSILLILGSFILLNVGINVVTLLWRHLKSSLRILFRHFFPKDKQPSCIGSHPMCMRCPMDPKNLCSEVSSHFHHHPSFLLRHPNHLDSWIPDTNDEKASRCCWISPQYGHTRAPVETPWGLWKEGMMGAGESPQVTASKAQATFISRQETSPQFPKMNKLDMAPLHLPQENTNKTPDYDPDQTPVPAPAQAQTHSPVRPPEHTPTQARTHSPVRPPEHTPTQAHTHSPVRPSGHTTTQAQTHSPVHPPEHTPTQAHTHSPVRPPEHTPTQAHTHSPVHPSGHAPPQAQVHSIVHPPEHTPTQVHIPEHISAHTPAQAPAPAPMHALACSLGHTLEHIRAQTPASNMVHTHLTYTCAHTLVPSRTSAPDPPLTSAPATTPAPAPTPAPVPISASIPAPVLVMAPTTTPVPAPKPTTTPTHNLTPIPSTPNAFSQGLSTDHVVYDTPGVKQNLSHVCPTQNAGYSRKNLGTLSKPQDGQGLVNSGPVEQTSKQLSGGTAKSSTGSILGYLELGNMEWKISNDAKDKFLQPKTVPYCSFHPYSSERRNADSQPPVYPKLLVYSKDASPSQLCLHSPTSAQNSPCIAPVPCTLSLPLVSPRSFVHQSTNHQVKPSNSIQTPIFPPISKSPQSIPCSQFPIPPQFSTISQPTIQPQSPELHESLGLTQDPGLQRTSGSLKDSGVAKNPGLNQDPGLHRSPGLPQHPDLCKKLGHSQDSGLHKNPITQDPGPQKSLGPPRDVGISMSPCLTQPSGLHKNTPLPKASDIQKSSGFVQDSGVYRNPKQNQETTRYRSQDLSQTTGLHKSPGPCQDSEGCKSTGNAQDPGVSRSLGFTQDSGPHKSPYLAEDSEVNKSSGLSQESGLHKSPSLSQTSGLPKGSGITQDSEKYRNLGLTQDSDLRINSGLTQANEVKKRCGLTQDVGIYRSPEHTQDPNFHKYPGINQEPGQHKGSAITQDSGLPMTQGLTKESSLHKDSCLIPNPALHKKPGLALCTNSVRVQGPSRTPKSTLSLMKSFVSDEVPWKNAEQHLPCTSDPLSQNSCPSKARVIYNDLQTFSEVPVLIELQPSSQRAGSQDWVYCPVDTVPPACQNYHQMSMPPKASWKTHYPRPCTQVGHVVFDARQRQFRGSRDKCEALPSRCLQQEASSNSVETTKWGYQCVMRPSEKEGTKVHQK; translated from the exons ATGGGTGAACGAGCCCACCATGGAGCCCCAAGGTGCTCTGGCACCAATCCCAGGAAGTGCCAGGACCTAGGAGACTCAATTCTTCTGATTCTGGGCAGCTTCATCTTGCTCAACGTGGGGATCAATGTGGTGACTCTG CTCTGGAGGCATCTGAAAAGCTCCTTGAGGATTCTTTTCcgtcattttttccccaaag ACAAGCAACCCAGCTGTATAGGCAGCCATCCCATGTGTATGCGCTGCCCCATGGATCCCAAGAACCTGTGCTCAGAAGTCTCTTCCCACTTCCATCATCACCCAAGCTTTCTGCTCAGACACCCTAACCACCTTGACTCCTGGATACCAGATACGAATGATGAGAAGGCTTCTAGGTGCTGCTGGATATCGCCTCAGTATGGACACACCAGGGCTCCCGTGGAGACTCCCTGGGGACTGTGGAAGGAGGGGATGATGGGAGCTGGGGAGTCCCCTCAGGTCACAGCCTCGAAGGCCCAAGCCACCTTTATCTCAAGGCAAGAGACATCTCCCCAGTTCCCCAAGATGAACAAGCTGGATATGGCTCCACTCCACTTGCCCCAAGAGAATACGAATAAGACCCCAGACTATGACCCAGACCAAaccccagtcccagccccagcccaggcccagacCCACTCCCCAGTCCGCCCCCCTGAgcacacccccacccaggcccggACCCACTCCCCAGTCCGCCCCCCTGAGCACACCCCCACCCAGGCTCACACCCACTCCCCAGTCCGCCCCTCTGGGCACACCACCACCCAGGCCCAGACCCACTCCCCAGTCCACCCCCCTGAgcacacccccacccaggcccacacCCACTCCCCAGTCCGCCCCCCTGAgcacacccccacccaggcccacacCCACTCCCCAGTCCACCCCTCTGGGCacgccccaccccaggcccaggtcCACTCCATAGTCCACCCCCCTGAGCACACCCCCACCCAGGTCCACATCCCTGAGCACATCTCAGCCCataccccagcccaggccccagccccagcccccatgcATGCCTTAGCCTgctccctgggccacactcttgAGCACATAAGAGCTCAGACCCCAGCCAGCAACATGGTCCATACTCATCTAACTTATACCTGTGCCCACACCTTGGTCCCTTCCCGAACCTCTGCCCCAGATCCTCCTCTAACTTCTGCCCCTGCTACtactcctgccccagcccctacACCAGCCCCTGTCCCAATATCTGCCTCGATCCCTGCCCCAGTATTGGTCATGGCCCCAACTACCACTCCAGTTCCTGCTCCTAAGCCTACTACAACCCCTACCCACAACCTAACTCCTATTCCCTCTACCCCAAATGCCTTCAGCCAAGGCCTGTCCACAGACCATGTGGTCTATGATACTCCCGGGGTAAAGCAGAACTTATCCCATGTGTGCCCCACACAAAATGCTGGGTATTCCAGAAAGAACTTGGGTACCCTCTCCAAGCCCCAAGATGGTCAGGGCCTGGTAAACTCTGGTCCAGTAGAACAAACATCAAAGCAACTCAGTGGGGGTACTGCCAAATCCTCCACAGGATCCATACTGGGTTACCTGGAGCTGGGGAATATGGAATGGAAGATCTCAAATGATGCCAAAGACAAGTTCTTACAGCCCAAGACCGTCCCTTACTGCAGCTTCCATCCTTACAGTTCTGAGAGAAGAAAtgcagactcccagcctccagtctACCCCAAACTCCTTGTGTACTCCAAAGATGCTTCACCTTCTCAACTTTGCCTTCATTCTCCAACCAGTGCCCAGAACTCACCGTGCATTGCTCCTGTACCATGtactctttctctgcctcttgtTTCTCCCAGATCCTTTGTTCATCAATCTACCAACCACCAGGTGAAGCCCTCCAATTCAATACAAACCCCCATCTTTCCCCCAATCTCTAAGTCTCCTCAGTCCATACCCTGTTCCCAGTTTCCCATCCCTCCCCAGTTCTCCACCATTTCCCAGCCCACAATCCAACCCCAATCTCCTGAACTTCATGAGAGTCTAGGCCTCACCCAAGATCCTGGCCTCCAAAGGACCTCAGGCTCTCTAAAAGACTCTGGAGTTGCCAAGAACCCAGGCCTTAATCAAGATCCAGGCCTACACAGGTCCCCAGGCCTTCCCCAGCACCCTGACCTCTGCAAGAAACTGGGGCATTCCCAAGACTCTGGCCTTCACAAGAATCCAATTACTCAAGATCCTGGCCCCCAAAAGAGCCTAGGTCCTCCTCGAGATGTAGGTATCTCTATGAGCCCATGTCTCACGCAACCTTCTGGCCTCCATAAGAACACACCACTTCCCAAAGCTTCTGACATTCAGAAGAGTTCAGGCTTTGTGCAAGACTCTGGAGTTTACAGGAATCCAAAACAAAACCAGGAGACTACACGCTACAGAAGTCAAGATCTCTCCCAAACAACTGGCCTCCATAAGAGCCCAGGACCTTGTCAAGATTCTGAAGGTTGCAAGAGTACAGGTAATGCCCAAGATCCAGGAGTCTCTAGGAGTCTAGGCTTTACCCAAGATTCTGGCCCACATAAGAGCCCATATCTTGCTGAAGACTCTGAAGTCAACAAAAGCTCAGGCCTTTCCCAGGAATCTGGTCTCCACAAAAGCCCAAGCCTTTCCCAAACCTCTGGCCTCCCTAAAGGCTCAGGTATCACccaagattcagaaaaatacaggaATCTAGGCCTGACTCAAGATTCTGACCTCCGGATTAATTCAGGCCTTACCCAGGCCAATGAAGTCAAAAAGAGATGTGGCCTTACACAAGATGTTGGAATTTACAGGAGCCCAGAACATACCCAAGACCCTAACTTCCACAAGTATCCAGGAATTAATCAAGAACCTGGCCAACATAAGGGTTCAGCCATTACCCAAGACTCTGGCCTCCCCATGACTCAAGGTCTTACCAAGGAATCAAGCCTCCACAAGGACTCATGCCTTATCCCAAATCCTGCCCTCCACAAGAAACCAGGCCTTGCTTTATGTACTAACTCTGTCCGAGTCCAGGGCCCATCTCGGACCCCAAAGTCCACACTGTCCCTGATGAAGTCATTTGTATCTGACGAGGTTCCTTGGAAGAATGCAGAGCAGCATCTTCCATGTACTTCTGACCCACTCAGTCAGAACTCCTGCCCTTCCAAAGCTCGGGTTATCTACAATGACCTGCAAACCTTCTCAGAGGTACCTGTACTAATTGAGCTACAGCCATCCTCTCAGCGAGCAGGCAGCCAGGACTGGGTTTACTGCCCTGTAGATACAGTTCCTCCAGCCTGCCAGAACTATCACCAGATGTCTATGCCTCCCAAAGCCAGCTGGAAGACCCACTATCCTAGGCCATGTACCCAGGTAGGGCATGTGGTCTTTGATGCCCGCCAGAGACAGTTCAGAGGGAGCAGAGACAAGTGTGAAGCTCTACCTTCCAGGTGCCTTCAACAAGAGGCATCTAGCAACTCAGTAGAGACCACCAAGTGGGGATATCAGTGTGTAATGAGACCCTCAGAAAAAGAGGGGACAAAGGTGCACCAGAAATAA
- the FGF11 gene encoding fibroblast growth factor 11 isoform X1, producing MAALASSLIRQKREVREPGGSRPVSAQRRVCPRGTKSLCQKQLLILLSKVRLCGGRSGRPDRGPEPQLKGIVTKLFCRQGFYLQANPDGSIQGTPEDTSSFTHFNLIPVGLRVVTIQSAKLGHYMAMNAEGLLYSSQHFTAECRFKECVFENYYVLYASALYRQRRSGRAWYLGLDKEGRVMKGNRVKKTKAAAHFVPKLLEVAMYREPSLHSVPETSPSSPPAP from the exons ATGGCGGCGCTGGCCAGTAGCCTGATCCGGCAGAAGCGGGAGGTCCGTGAGCCAGGGGGCAGCCGGCCGGTGTCGGCGCAGCGGCGCGTGTGTCCCCGCGGCACCAAGTCCCTTTGCCAGAAACAGCTCCTCATCCTGCTGTCCAAGGTGCGACTGTGCGGGGGGCGGTCCGGACGGCCAGACCGCGGCCCAG AGCCTCAGCTCAAAGGCATCGTCACCAAACTGTTCTGCCGCCAGGGTTTCTACCTCCAGGCAAATCCCGACGGGAGCATCCAGGGCACCCCAGAGGACACCAGCTCTTTCA cacacttcAATCTGATCCCCGTGGGGCTCCGTGTGGTCACCATCCAGAGTGCCAAGCTGGGTCACTACATGGCCATGAATGCAGAGGGACTGCTCTACAGCTCG CAACATTTCACAGCTGAGTGTCGCTTTAAGGAGTGTGTCTTTGAGAATTACTATGTCCTGTACGCCTCTGCTCTCTACCGTCAGCGCCGTTCTGGCCGGGCCTGGTACCTAGGCTTGGACAAGGAGGGCCGAGTCATGAAGGGAAATCGAGTCAAGAAGACCAAGGCAGCTGCTCACTTTGTGCCCAAGCTCCTGGAGG TGGCCATGTACCGGGAGCCTTCTCTCCACAGTGTCCCTGAGACCTCCCCTTccagcccccctgccccctgA
- the FGF11 gene encoding fibroblast growth factor 11 isoform X2: MAALASSLIRQKREVREPGGSRPVSAQRRVCPRGTKSLCQKQLLILLSKVRLCGGRSGRPDRGPEPQLKGIVTKLFCRQGFYLQANPDGSIQGTPEDTSSFTHFNLIPVGLRVVTIQSAKLGHYMAMNAEGLLYSSRRSGRAWYLGLDKEGRVMKGNRVKKTKAAAHFVPKLLEVAMYREPSLHSVPETSPSSPPAP, translated from the exons ATGGCGGCGCTGGCCAGTAGCCTGATCCGGCAGAAGCGGGAGGTCCGTGAGCCAGGGGGCAGCCGGCCGGTGTCGGCGCAGCGGCGCGTGTGTCCCCGCGGCACCAAGTCCCTTTGCCAGAAACAGCTCCTCATCCTGCTGTCCAAGGTGCGACTGTGCGGGGGGCGGTCCGGACGGCCAGACCGCGGCCCAG AGCCTCAGCTCAAAGGCATCGTCACCAAACTGTTCTGCCGCCAGGGTTTCTACCTCCAGGCAAATCCCGACGGGAGCATCCAGGGCACCCCAGAGGACACCAGCTCTTTCA cacacttcAATCTGATCCCCGTGGGGCTCCGTGTGGTCACCATCCAGAGTGCCAAGCTGGGTCACTACATGGCCATGAATGCAGAGGGACTGCTCTACAGCTCG CGCCGTTCTGGCCGGGCCTGGTACCTAGGCTTGGACAAGGAGGGCCGAGTCATGAAGGGAAATCGAGTCAAGAAGACCAAGGCAGCTGCTCACTTTGTGCCCAAGCTCCTGGAGG TGGCCATGTACCGGGAGCCTTCTCTCCACAGTGTCCCTGAGACCTCCCCTTccagcccccctgccccctgA
- the CHRNB1 gene encoding acetylcholine receptor subunit beta isoform X2, giving the protein MSTKVYLDLEWTDYRLSWDPAEYEGIDLLRIKDQSVWLPDVVLLNNNDGNFGVALGINVVVASDGSVRWQPPGIYRSSCSIQVTYFPFDWQNCTMVFSSYSYDSSEVSLHTGLGPDGQERQEVHIHEGTFIENGQWEIIHKPSRLIQPPVDPRRGREGQREEVTFYLIIRRKPLFYLVNVIAPCILITLLAIFVFYLPPDAGEKMGLSIFALLTLTVFLLLLAAKVPETSLAVPIIVKYLMFTMVLVTFSVILSVVVLNLHHRSPHTHQMPLWVRQIFIHKLSLYLGLKRPKPERDQMPEPPPVALKDSPGSGWGRGTDEYFIRKPPSDFLFPKPKRFQPEMSALDLRRLIDGPNRVVSLPPELREVVSSISYIAGQLQEQEDHDALKEDWQFVAMVVDRLFLWTFIIFTSVGTLVIFLDATYHLPPADPFP; this is encoded by the exons ATGAGCACAAAGGTGTACTTAGACCTG GAGTGGACTGACTACAGGCTGAGCTGGGACCCTGCAGAGTACGAGGGCATCGATTTACTCCGCATCAAGGATCAATCCGTGTGGCTACCAGATGTGGTGCTACTGAACAA CAATGATGGAAATTTTGGCGTTGCTCTGGGCATTAATGTCGTGGTAGCATCGGATGGCTCCGTGCGCTGGCAGCCTCCGGGCATCTATCGCAGCAGCTGCAGCATCCAG GTCACCTACTTTCCCTTTGACTGGCAGAACTGCACCATGGTGTTCAGTTCCTATAGCTATGACAGCTCAGAGGTCAGCCTGCACACTGGCTTGGGTCCAGATGGGCAGGAGCGGCAGGAAGTGCACATTCATGAAGGGACCTTCATTG AAAATGGCCAATGGGAGATTATCCACAAGCCTTCTCGACTAATCCAGCCTCCGGTGGATcctagaagagggagagaaggacagcGTGAAGAAGTCACCTTCTACCTCATCATCCGCCGGAAGCCTCTTTTCTACCTGGTCAACGTCATTGCCCCATGCATCCTCATCACTCTCCTGGCCATCTTTGTCTTCtacctgccaccagatgcag gagagaaaatggggCTCTCAATCTTCGCCCTGCTGACTCTTACTGTGTTCCTGCTGCTGTTGGCGGCCAAGGTGCCTGAGACCTCTCTGGCTGTCCCCATCATTGTCAAGTATCTCATGTTTACCATGGTCCTCGTCACCTTCTCTGTCATCCTTAGCGTCGTTGTTCTCAACCTGCACCATCGTTCACCTCACACCCACCAAATGCCCCTTTGGGTCCGTcag ATCTTCATCCACAAACTCTCTCTGTACCTGGGTCTGAAGAGGCCCAAACCTGAGAGAGACCAGATGCCAGAGCCACCTCCTGTAGCCCTCAAGGATTCTCCGGGAAGTGGCTGGGGTCGGGGAACAGATGAATATTTCATCCGGAAGCCACCGAGTGACTTTCTCTTCCCCAAACCCAAGAG GTTCCAGCCTGAAATGTCTGCCCTGGATCTACGGCGACTTATCGATGGTCCCAACCGGGTTGTCAGCCTGCCCCCTGAGCTACGGGAGGTCGTTTCTTCCATCAGTTACATCGCTGGACAGCTGCAGGAACAGGAGGACCACGATGCG TTGAAGGAAGACTGGCAATTTGTGGCCATGGTAGTGGACCGCCTCTTCCTGTGGACCTTCATCATCTTCACGAGTGTCGGGACCCTCGTcatcttcctggatgccacataC
- the TMEM102 gene encoding transmembrane protein 102 isoform X2, translated as MASAVWGSAPWWGPPPPAPARPLTDIDFCSGAQLQELTQLIQELGVQESWSDGPKTGRDLLQAKDFVFSLLDGTGQELQLDMESCYACLCLPELMYGTPVRKAWQDCLGPPIPGGRNLTHQAENPKDQQISVDQPHGYVTELELCVSLEKSPSNDSGPESPQQEVIDLGFPAPLNGDVTKTAPDSSVPRPSEALEAWPTLCPAKVAAWFFALLAEVAESLIPVPGAPRLVHAARHAGFTTILLATPGPPRRLLLFDLIPVVSVAGWPEGARSHSWAGPLASESSSFYLVPGGDMERPGASGWQLCFARQELALKALIPAPLLQAHAAAQALLRPLVAGTRAAAPYLLRTLLYWACERLPALYLARPENAGACCLGLLDELSRVLEAGMLPHYFLSGRKLRAGDSAAALLAALARLRGDPARALSATVEEAKAARKGGGLAGVGGGAH; from the exons ATGGCTTCCGCGGTCTGGGGGAGTGCCCCCTGGTGGGGCCcgccgcccccagccccagcccgccCGCTCACGGACATCGACTTCTGCTCTGGAGCGCAGCTGCAGGAACTAACCCAGCTTATCCAAGAGCTGGGTGTGCAGGAGAGCTGGAGTGACGGGCCCAAGACGGGACGAGACCTTCTCCAAGCCAAagactttgttttctctttacttg ATGGCACTGGGCAGGAGCTGCAACTGGACATGGAATCCTGTTacgcctgcctctgcctccctgaaCTGATGTACGGAACCCCAGTCCGAAAGGCATGGCAGGATTGCCTAGGACCTCCAATCCCGGGCGGACGTAATTTGACCCACCAAGCCGAAAACCCCAAGGACCAGCAAATCTCCGTGGACCAACCTCACGGTTACGTCACTGAGCTTGAGCTATGTGTGTCTTTGGAAAAATCACCTAGTAACGACTCTGGGCCTGAGTCGCCTCAGCAAGAGGTAATCGATCTTGGCTTTCCTGCACCACTGAATGGTGACGTCACCAAAACAGCCCCGGATAGTTCAGTCCCACGGCCGTCGGAGGCTCTGGAGGCGTGGCCTACATTGTGCCCTGCCAAGGTGGCTGCGTGGTTCTTTGCTCTGCTGGCTGAAGTCGCTGAGTCCCTGATTCCGGTCCCGGGTGCCCCGCGCTTGGTGCACGCAGCCCGCCACGCGGGGTTCACAACCATCCTCCTGGCTACGCCGGGGCCCCCACGCCGCCTCCTGCTTTTCGACCTGATCCCTGTGGTGTCTGTAGCTGGCTGGCCCGAGGGGGCTCGGAGCCATTCGTGGGCTGGGCCGCTGGCCTCTGAGTCGTCCTCCTTCTATCTGGTGCCGGGCGGCGACATGGAGCGGCCGGGCGCTTCCGGCTGGCAGCTGTGCTTCGCCCGCCAGGAGCTGGCGCTCAAGGCGCTCATACCTGCCCCGCTGCTGCAAGCGCACGCGGCTGCCCAGGCGCTGCTGCGCCCGCTGGTGGCCGGGACCAGGGCCGCGGCGCCCTACCTTCTGCGGACGCTGCTCTACTGGGCTTGTGAGCGACTGCCCGCGCTCTATTTGGCGCGGCCGGAGAACGCTGGTGCCTGCTGCCTGGGGCTGCTGGATGAGCTGAGCCGTGTGCTCGAGGCCGGGATGCTACCCCACTACTTTCTGAGCGGCCGAAAGCTCCGGGCAGGGGACAGTGCCGCTGCGCTGCTCGCAGCATTGGCCCGGCTTCGTGGGGACCCTGCCCGGGCCCTGTCCGCCACGGTGGAGGAGGCCAAGGCTGCGCGCAAGGGGGGTGGTTTAGCTGGTGTGGGCGGCGGGGCCCATTAA
- the TMEM102 gene encoding transmembrane protein 102 isoform X1 → MASAVWGSAPWWGPPPPAPARPLTDIDFCSGAQLQELTQLIQELGVQESWSDGPKTGRDLLQAKDFVFSLLGLAHRRDPRLPPQAELLLLRGGIREGSVDLGPSPLGPYARGPHYDAGFTLLVPVFSLDGTGQELQLDMESCYACLCLPELMYGTPVRKAWQDCLGPPIPGGRNLTHQAENPKDQQISVDQPHGYVTELELCVSLEKSPSNDSGPESPQQEVIDLGFPAPLNGDVTKTAPDSSVPRPSEALEAWPTLCPAKVAAWFFALLAEVAESLIPVPGAPRLVHAARHAGFTTILLATPGPPRRLLLFDLIPVVSVAGWPEGARSHSWAGPLASESSSFYLVPGGDMERPGASGWQLCFARQELALKALIPAPLLQAHAAAQALLRPLVAGTRAAAPYLLRTLLYWACERLPALYLARPENAGACCLGLLDELSRVLEAGMLPHYFLSGRKLRAGDSAAALLAALARLRGDPARALSATVEEAKAARKGGGLAGVGGGAH, encoded by the exons ATGGCTTCCGCGGTCTGGGGGAGTGCCCCCTGGTGGGGCCcgccgcccccagccccagcccgccCGCTCACGGACATCGACTTCTGCTCTGGAGCGCAGCTGCAGGAACTAACCCAGCTTATCCAAGAGCTGGGTGTGCAGGAGAGCTGGAGTGACGGGCCCAAGACGGGACGAGACCTTCTCCAAGCCAAagactttgttttctctttacttg gTCTTGCTCACCGCCGCGATCCCCgccttcctccccaagcagagcTCTTGCTGCTTCGTGGCGGCATTCGCGAGGGCTCCGTGGATCTAGGGCCTTCACCCCTAGGTCCCTACGCTCGGGGACCTCACTACGACGCCGGCTTCACACTTCTGGTGCCTGTGTTTTCTCTAGATGGCACTGGGCAGGAGCTGCAACTGGACATGGAATCCTGTTacgcctgcctctgcctccctgaaCTGATGTACGGAACCCCAGTCCGAAAGGCATGGCAGGATTGCCTAGGACCTCCAATCCCGGGCGGACGTAATTTGACCCACCAAGCCGAAAACCCCAAGGACCAGCAAATCTCCGTGGACCAACCTCACGGTTACGTCACTGAGCTTGAGCTATGTGTGTCTTTGGAAAAATCACCTAGTAACGACTCTGGGCCTGAGTCGCCTCAGCAAGAGGTAATCGATCTTGGCTTTCCTGCACCACTGAATGGTGACGTCACCAAAACAGCCCCGGATAGTTCAGTCCCACGGCCGTCGGAGGCTCTGGAGGCGTGGCCTACATTGTGCCCTGCCAAGGTGGCTGCGTGGTTCTTTGCTCTGCTGGCTGAAGTCGCTGAGTCCCTGATTCCGGTCCCGGGTGCCCCGCGCTTGGTGCACGCAGCCCGCCACGCGGGGTTCACAACCATCCTCCTGGCTACGCCGGGGCCCCCACGCCGCCTCCTGCTTTTCGACCTGATCCCTGTGGTGTCTGTAGCTGGCTGGCCCGAGGGGGCTCGGAGCCATTCGTGGGCTGGGCCGCTGGCCTCTGAGTCGTCCTCCTTCTATCTGGTGCCGGGCGGCGACATGGAGCGGCCGGGCGCTTCCGGCTGGCAGCTGTGCTTCGCCCGCCAGGAGCTGGCGCTCAAGGCGCTCATACCTGCCCCGCTGCTGCAAGCGCACGCGGCTGCCCAGGCGCTGCTGCGCCCGCTGGTGGCCGGGACCAGGGCCGCGGCGCCCTACCTTCTGCGGACGCTGCTCTACTGGGCTTGTGAGCGACTGCCCGCGCTCTATTTGGCGCGGCCGGAGAACGCTGGTGCCTGCTGCCTGGGGCTGCTGGATGAGCTGAGCCGTGTGCTCGAGGCCGGGATGCTACCCCACTACTTTCTGAGCGGCCGAAAGCTCCGGGCAGGGGACAGTGCCGCTGCGCTGCTCGCAGCATTGGCCCGGCTTCGTGGGGACCCTGCCCGGGCCCTGTCCGCCACGGTGGAGGAGGCCAAGGCTGCGCGCAAGGGGGGTGGTTTAGCTGGTGTGGGCGGCGGGGCCCATTAA
- the CHRNB1 gene encoding acetylcholine receptor subunit beta isoform X1 yields the protein MTPGALLLLLLGALGASLVPGARGSEAEGRLREKLFSGYDSSVRPAREVGDRVRVSIGLRLAQLISLNEKDEEMSTKVYLDLEWTDYRLSWDPAEYEGIDLLRIKDQSVWLPDVVLLNNNDGNFGVALGINVVVASDGSVRWQPPGIYRSSCSIQVTYFPFDWQNCTMVFSSYSYDSSEVSLHTGLGPDGQERQEVHIHEGTFIENGQWEIIHKPSRLIQPPVDPRRGREGQREEVTFYLIIRRKPLFYLVNVIAPCILITLLAIFVFYLPPDAGEKMGLSIFALLTLTVFLLLLAAKVPETSLAVPIIVKYLMFTMVLVTFSVILSVVVLNLHHRSPHTHQMPLWVRQIFIHKLSLYLGLKRPKPERDQMPEPPPVALKDSPGSGWGRGTDEYFIRKPPSDFLFPKPKRFQPEMSALDLRRLIDGPNRVVSLPPELREVVSSISYIAGQLQEQEDHDALKEDWQFVAMVVDRLFLWTFIIFTSVGTLVIFLDATYHLPPADPFP from the exons ATGACCCCAGgggcgctgctgctgctgttgctggggGCACTGGGGGCGTCGCTCGTCCCAG GCGCCCGCGGCTCGGAGGCGGAAGGCCGGCTCCGCGAGAAACTTTTCTCGGGCTATGATAGCTCCGTGCGGCCGGCGCGGGAGGTGGGAGACCGTGTCAGGGTCAGCATTGGTCTCAGACTGGCGCAACTCATCAGCCTG AACGAGAAGGATGAGGAGATGAGCACAAAGGTGTACTTAGACCTG GAGTGGACTGACTACAGGCTGAGCTGGGACCCTGCAGAGTACGAGGGCATCGATTTACTCCGCATCAAGGATCAATCCGTGTGGCTACCAGATGTGGTGCTACTGAACAA CAATGATGGAAATTTTGGCGTTGCTCTGGGCATTAATGTCGTGGTAGCATCGGATGGCTCCGTGCGCTGGCAGCCTCCGGGCATCTATCGCAGCAGCTGCAGCATCCAG GTCACCTACTTTCCCTTTGACTGGCAGAACTGCACCATGGTGTTCAGTTCCTATAGCTATGACAGCTCAGAGGTCAGCCTGCACACTGGCTTGGGTCCAGATGGGCAGGAGCGGCAGGAAGTGCACATTCATGAAGGGACCTTCATTG AAAATGGCCAATGGGAGATTATCCACAAGCCTTCTCGACTAATCCAGCCTCCGGTGGATcctagaagagggagagaaggacagcGTGAAGAAGTCACCTTCTACCTCATCATCCGCCGGAAGCCTCTTTTCTACCTGGTCAACGTCATTGCCCCATGCATCCTCATCACTCTCCTGGCCATCTTTGTCTTCtacctgccaccagatgcag gagagaaaatggggCTCTCAATCTTCGCCCTGCTGACTCTTACTGTGTTCCTGCTGCTGTTGGCGGCCAAGGTGCCTGAGACCTCTCTGGCTGTCCCCATCATTGTCAAGTATCTCATGTTTACCATGGTCCTCGTCACCTTCTCTGTCATCCTTAGCGTCGTTGTTCTCAACCTGCACCATCGTTCACCTCACACCCACCAAATGCCCCTTTGGGTCCGTcag ATCTTCATCCACAAACTCTCTCTGTACCTGGGTCTGAAGAGGCCCAAACCTGAGAGAGACCAGATGCCAGAGCCACCTCCTGTAGCCCTCAAGGATTCTCCGGGAAGTGGCTGGGGTCGGGGAACAGATGAATATTTCATCCGGAAGCCACCGAGTGACTTTCTCTTCCCCAAACCCAAGAG GTTCCAGCCTGAAATGTCTGCCCTGGATCTACGGCGACTTATCGATGGTCCCAACCGGGTTGTCAGCCTGCCCCCTGAGCTACGGGAGGTCGTTTCTTCCATCAGTTACATCGCTGGACAGCTGCAGGAACAGGAGGACCACGATGCG TTGAAGGAAGACTGGCAATTTGTGGCCATGGTAGTGGACCGCCTCTTCCTGTGGACCTTCATCATCTTCACGAGTGTCGGGACCCTCGTcatcttcctggatgccacataC